DNA from bacterium:
CCGCACGGGCTCCCGCGGCGGTTTGTACTCGACGTGATAGTTGGCGCCGCACTTCGGGCAGATCCGCCGGCCGGTGATGCGCCGGATCACGACCTCCTCGGGGATCTCGAAAAAGATGACCCCGTGGAGCTCGCGGCCCCACTTCGCCAGGAACTCGTCGAGCCCGTCCGCCTGGGCCAGCGTGCGGGGATAGCCGTCGAGGATGAACCCCGCGTCGCAGTCGGGCCGCAGCAGGCGCTCCTCGACCAGCTGCTGTACGATCGCGTCGGGCACGAGATCGCCCTCCCGCATGTACTCCCCGGCGCGCCGCCCCATCTCGGTGTCGGCCCGCACCGCGGCCCGGAACATGTCCCCGGTGGAGATGTGCGGGATGCCGTGGCGCTTGTGGAACAGCTCCGCCTGCGTGCCCTTGCCCGCGCCCGGCGGGCCCATGAACACGAGGTTCATCGGCATGCTATTTCATGAACCCTTCGTAGTGGCGCATCAGCACGTACGCTTCGATCTGCTTCATCGTCTCGAGCGCCACGCCGACGACGATCAGCAGCGAGGTGCCGGTCAGGTACAGCGTCAGCTGCCCCGTGAACCGGGCCAGGAAGATCGGGCCGACCGCGATCAGCCCCAGGAACAGCGCCCCGACGAAGGTCAGCTTCTCGAGGATTCGGATCAGATAGTCCGTGGTCGGCCGGCCCGGCCGGATGCCCGGGATGAAGCCGCCGTACTTTTTGATGTTGTCCGACACGTCCTCGGGATCGAAGCTCACCGCGGTGTAAAAGTACGTGAACGCGATGATCAGCACGAAGTAGAGCAGGGCCCCGGTCGAGCTGTTGAGCGACAAGTAGTTGCCCAGCCGCTGCAGCCACGGGAGGCGCGAGAACTGCGCGATCGTCGAGGGAAACTGCATCACGGAGATCGCGAAGATGATCGGGATGACGCCGGCCGACGCGATGCGGACCGGCAGGTAGGTGGTCTGGCCGCCGACCATCCGGCGCCCCACGATCCGCTTCGCGTACTGGATCGGAATCTTGCGGGCCGCCTGCGTCACCAGGACCACCGCGACGATGCTGATCAGGATGACGGCGATGTCGGCGATCGCGCGGAACACCGAGGCCTCGCCGACGTTGACCAGGCCGATCGTCTGGGAGAGCTGGTTGGGCAGCCGCGCGGTGATGCCGGCGAAAATGATGAGCGACACGCCGTTGCCGATGCCGTACTCGGTCATGATCGAGCCCATCCAGGTCAGCAGCATCGTCCCGGCGACCAGCGTCATGACGATCTCGCCGAGCATGAGCGGCCGCGGATCGTTGATGGCCCCGAGGTTCCGGATCAGCAGCATCTGACCGGTGCCCTGCACGACCGCCAGCAGCACCGCGAGGTAGAGCGTCCACTGGCCGATCTTGCGCCGGCCGGCCTCGCCCTCCTCGCGGTGGATCTCCTTGAGCGTCGGGAACACCACCTCGAGCAGGCTGAAGATGATCGACGCCGTGATGTACGGAAACACGCCGAGCGCGAATAGGGCGAACCGCGAGAACGCGCCGCCGACGAACAGATCGATGAACCCGAAGACGTTGCCGGCCTGGCCCTGCTGGAACAAGGTCTGCAGGCGCAGAACGTCCACGCCCGGCACGGGGATGTGCGACCCGAGCCGGAACAGCGCCAGCATCCCCACCGTGAAGAGGAACTTCCGGCGGAGATCCGGGATACGGATGATGTTCGCGAGCCCGGGAATCACGCCCCGATCACCTCGACGCGGCCGCCGGCTGCCTCGATCCGCTCTTTGGCGCTCTTGCTGAACGCGTGCGCCTTCACGACGAGGGCGTGGGCGAGCGCGTCGCCGCCGCCGCCCAGGATCTTCACCTGGCCCCCTTGGATCAGCCGCGCCGCCCGCAGGGCGTCGGGCGTTACCTCGGTCCCGGCGGCGAACGACGCCAGCCGGCCGACGTTGACGACGTCCATGCGCTCGCGCGGCCCCCCGCCGACGTGATTGCTGCCGGCGCCGCGGACGCCGCGCTTGTAGGGAACACGCTTGATGAGCGGCAGCTGGCCGCCCTCGAATCCCGGACGGCGCTGCCCGCCGGTGCGGGCCTTCTGGCCCTTGTGCCCGCGGCCCGCGGTATTGCCGTGGCCCGACGAGTGCCCCCGGCCGACGCGACGGCGCCGGCGGCGGGCTCCGTGGGCCGGCCGGAGATCACCCAGCCCGACCATGCTCCACCTCTTCCACCGTGACCAGATGCTGAATCTTGCGGACCGCGCCGGAGAACGACGCGGTCTGCGCGTGCACGCGGCTCGCGCCGATGCGGCGCAGTCCGAGCGCATAGGCCGTCCGCCGCTGATCCCGCGGGCAGCCGATGAGACTGCGGCGCAGCGTCACGCGGACCCGGGCCGTTTCCGCGGTGCCCAGGGAGGGCGTGGCGACGGTCACACGCTCTGCCACTGTGCCGCCCTCCGT
Protein-coding regions in this window:
- a CDS encoding adenylate kinase; the protein is MPMNLVFMGPPGAGKGTQAELFHKRHGIPHISTGDMFRAAVRADTEMGRRAGEYMREGDLVPDAIVQQLVEERLLRPDCDAGFILDGYPRTLAQADGLDEFLAKWGRELHGVIFFEIPEEVVIRRITGRRICPKCGANYHVEYKPPREPVRCDLDGTELIQRRDDAPETVKRRLEVFRRWTAPLVDHYRNRGVFLAVNAQGTAEEVYERIQEFVAARAGRGV
- the secY gene encoding preprotein translocase subunit SecY; this encodes MIPGLANIIRIPDLRRKFLFTVGMLALFRLGSHIPVPGVDVLRLQTLFQQGQAGNVFGFIDLFVGGAFSRFALFALGVFPYITASIIFSLLEVVFPTLKEIHREEGEAGRRKIGQWTLYLAVLLAVVQGTGQMLLIRNLGAINDPRPLMLGEIVMTLVAGTMLLTWMGSIMTEYGIGNGVSLIIFAGITARLPNQLSQTIGLVNVGEASVFRAIADIAVILISIVAVVLVTQAARKIPIQYAKRIVGRRMVGGQTTYLPVRIASAGVIPIIFAISVMQFPSTIAQFSRLPWLQRLGNYLSLNSSTGALLYFVLIIAFTYFYTAVSFDPEDVSDNIKKYGGFIPGIRPGRPTTDYLIRILEKLTFVGALFLGLIAVGPIFLARFTGQLTLYLTGTSLLIVVGVALETMKQIEAYVLMRHYEGFMK
- the rpmD gene encoding 50S ribosomal protein L30, giving the protein MAERVTVATPSLGTAETARVRVTLRRSLIGCPRDQRRTAYALGLRRIGASRVHAQTASFSGAVRKIQHLVTVEEVEHGRAG
- the rplO gene encoding 50S ribosomal protein L15, which codes for MVGLGDLRPAHGARRRRRRVGRGHSSGHGNTAGRGHKGQKARTGGQRRPGFEGGQLPLIKRVPYKRGVRGAGSNHVGGGPRERMDVVNVGRLASFAAGTEVTPDALRAARLIQGGQVKILGGGGDALAHALVVKAHAFSKSAKERIEAAGGRVEVIGA